In the genome of Daucus carota subsp. sativus chromosome 9, DH1 v3.0, whole genome shotgun sequence, the window ttagccttccGATTAGTGCAGCCATGTTGTTGTGTTGTATTTCCCAAGTTTCAATGTTTTcgatttccaaattatttttttttgaattttaagccaagtaatgttaatgatatgcctactaccccccgagttctttagcataattacaattatggtggagaactagatgcaattgaaaccCTATATACcttttaaagcatacatgaagcattcaattaacaatcatggtaagcaagtAAGCATATACAAGATTTTTGTAACGGAAAACTGCGAAgttttattgaatcacatggtaaaaaGTTGACATAGCATAATTTTTGGGGGGTGTAAAGACACCACCCCCCGAGCatcctagcaaataaagcatatagtagcctgataattttcctaaaagcatagcgatttcaactaataaaccgcctttattgtcctgacccttaagccgaagcctaTAGAAATACTACCTGGGTGAAGCTACTGGcaatacctctttaagtgttgggcgttccatacccgtggtatgagtcttccgtCCATGTCTGTAAagtgataggtaccttcccaaagcactgttttgatgatgtatgggccttcccattttgcaccgaaggctccatgagcgggaaccctcatgttaggcatcattttccTGAGAAccaggtctcccgttttgaggggtcgatccctcactttcttatcaaaatatttaagggtcctctgttgatatgcagcaagCTTCAACTGATCGGTATCCCTTACTTCTTCAATTAGGTCTAggtagagcctgtggttgacttcattattctcagggtcaTAATTATCCCTTCGAAAGGACCCTGCTCCAACTTccacgggaaccatggcttcacacccgtatgttagggtgaacaGGGTCTcgccggtggtagaccttggagtggtattgtaagaccacaacaccattggaagttcttctggccaacatccctttttctcttccagtttggctttcagggtgtgcttgataattttgtttatggCTTCCGTCTGACCGTTACTCTAAGGGTGGCACACCACGGAaaagcctttctttatgccaaggtgttcacagaaattcatcatcTCATTGCTATCAAACTgcttcccattgtctgatataaGCTTGTAGGGTaccccgtatcgacagacgatGGCACGATACACGAAGTCTACTAgcttccttgcagtgatggaagccaGGGGTTCAGCCTCAACCCATTTAGTGAAGTAGTCTACAGCCACAACTGCgtatttcacccctccttttCCTTTGGGTAATccaccaatcagatctataccccaaacagcgaacggccaggggcttgtcagggtcttcaggggtaccgctgggttcttgtttgtattagagaacctttggcagctgtcacaggccttggcgaaggcatgagcatccttgtaGAGGGTAGGCgagtagtagccttgacggaggattttgtgagcgaggaaggcaccccccgagtgattcccacaaattccttcatgcacctcgTGCATAATATATTCACATCTTATCCCAGCAATACACCTAAGGAGGGGCCGGTTGAACCCtcttttgtaaaggattccatcatagATTACATATTGGGCTGCCTTGTATCTCAATTTTCTGGCCTCATCCTTGTCTGcaggcagggttccgttggctatgtattcctggattggggttgtccagaggtCAGATTCTTCAACCTCAACATCTAGGACTTCAATcttggggatgctaggctgatattggatttcgagggggatcaccccaaGCATATGTGCATCCTTTTGTGAACCTAGCTTAGCCAGGGCATCTGCATCTGCGTTCTTAGatcttggtatttgctctagcttgatttccctgaatttcccGATTAATTCCTaggcataccgcatatagagcTCAGTACGGGGACCTCTAGCTTGGAAGCCTCttcggatgtgccagactactagcatagaatcactgtaaacattcatattttccaccCTCATCTGCAAGGCTAGCTTCAGCCccgctattagggcttcatactccgtgtcattgttggtggctttaaagtcgaagtgaatggagctttgcagcttatggccttctagactgactaagacaatgccagccccaACCCCATTTCCATtgacagccccatcgacgtacaagttccaccaaggggaacaattctcgggtATGGCTATTGGAGACTGAGGTTCAGGTACACATTCCGTCCCTTCAACTTCGAAAGTGGGTGGAAACTCTAGGATGAAGTCAGCTAGTGCTTGCCCTTTGATGGCGGTCTTTGGCTCGTACTCTATATCAAATTGTcctagctcgactgcccatttcatgatcCTTCCAGAGGCTTCGGGCTTGTGTAGTACTTgcctgagagggaaggatgttcaCACTTCAATCTTGTGGGCGTGGAAGTAAGGCCTTAGtttgcgggaagccaaaattagggcgtaggctaacttctccatatTCGAGTAACGGGTTTCAGCATCGAGTAGTCTTTTGCTCACATAATATACCGGCTgctgggcttgctcttcctccttgatcaggatagcgctaattgagaactcagaaacccctaggtaaaggattaAGGCTTCACCCTCCATTGGTTTTGCCAACAGTGGTGGGCTcccaagttgctccttcagcttcaggaaggcagcctcgcattctgtcgtccattcaaatttttgccccttttttatggctgctaAGAATTCTCTACATTTATTTGGGGACTTCGAGAtaaaccggtttagggcggcaacccggcctgtaaggcattgcacctctttcacattcctaggcgacctcatttcaattaaggccttgatcttcgcagggttagcttcgattcccctgtgattgacaatgaagcccggGAACTTGCCagattcaaccccgaatacgcacttttggggattcaacttcatccggTAATCCCTTagtatgtcgaacatctctgataggtgtgtcacatgatcataagcttcctttgacTTGACTAGCATGTCGTCCACATATACTTCCATTGTTTTCCCAATCTGGtccttaaacatcttgttgaccagcctttgatatgtagccccagcaTTTAGCAAACCGAAGGGCATGCCaatatagcaataaagccccctgtcagtgatgaaggaggtgtgttcctgatctggctcgaacatggggatttgattgtagcccgagtaggcgtccatgaagcttaacagtgcatgccccgcagtggaatccaccaattggtcaattcgaggaagcgggaagctgtccttagggcaagtcttgttcagatcagtaaagtctatgcatGTTCTCCACTTACCGTTAGGTTTCTTCACCAATAccgggtttgctagccatgtagGGTAAAAAGCCTCTTTTACTAGGCCTGCCTTCAAcagtcggtctacctcttcttgaagagcggtagccctttccccactaattggtcttctcttctgtctgactccctttctgtctgggtcaatattgagatggtggcacatgacttctggctgaatcccgatcatatctgaatggttccaagcaaagacgtccagattattctttaagaatgcggtcagggtttcccttaggtccggccccaattgctccccaatttttGGTTCTTTAaaggggtcggactcatccaccaagatggacagggtatccccagctgctcctgtcttcacctgggtttccggcatccttgggtcaaggtcgatctcaacggtaacctctttgttgccaccctcttggggttgcgtacccaagatttcatgaacgggaagccgtgtcCGGTTTCcaagttgataggttaccatagcactgttgaagtcacaaggtgcctcgcactcatttccttgctttttattttggggctgctttCGACCAGCCCCTTCAGAAtcactgtcagtaacatcttccacaatcccttcaaccagggtttcagctgtattACCGTTTTCTGCCAGGGGGTGTCCATGATAGTAAGCCCTCCATGCATGGTATGTAAGGCTTCCAGATATGGGTCTTCCCCTGGGTGCTACACAATGACCACCATGTTGCAGGTctctttcacaaactttatcaAGATCTTTCCCTTGGCCTTAGTTTCAGGTTCCTCctctatatccacttgcttgtaacaactttccgggatgtcttcatccatttgttgggcctctttacaggcttttactgcaGATCTCAAAGCCCGGCTATAgcattcccgggagtcagcctgacatccccgtacacatcctaccccattgggggttgggaacttcattgataagtggtagattgaggtcacgatccgcatgtcccttaagATGGGCCTGCCCAGGATCCCATTATAGGAGATGTCCTCATTCACTAtcatgaactctgcaacctgaGTGGCAGCCAGTggttccactccaagggtgattgggagtcttacccttccagCAATTTGGACAGCATTTCCTGTGAACCCATATAATTCGTTATAGCAGGACATCATGTCTTTGTctgccattttcattctttggtatGCACTataggccaagatattgacagagcttccgttatcgacgaGAAGCCTGTgcacattgacatttccgatcacggctgttaccaccagggcatcgctatgaggatggtgtaccgcgcgtgcatccccctcagtaaaggtaatgtccatggtctcccctttgaacattttgggaggcctttcagacagatgacacacattggttaagggcggccctcgggcttcccgtacatatcttttcatagcactgcgtccctggcctcccacgaagggtcctccgatgatcattcggACACTGCCAAcccgggtgttacggttggcttcctggttatttgtcctttcagctttctttttcttatactttttagcctcttgggctacaaacttTGTCAAGTACCTGGTTCTGATTAGGTCCTCTATGTGGTCCTTGAGATGCACACATTCTGCCGTGTCATGCCCATTTAagtcgtggaaagcacaatatttcccCTGGTCTTTCTTTCtagggggtccacttcgaaagggcttccggaagagtctcgccttgtcttCAACCTCGAAAATATGATCTATGGGAGCTGTCAGAGGCGTGTATTCATGGTACCTTGCCTCTCTTGTCTTCCTCATCGTTagccttgacttgtcgaagccctgcgtgctggttgtgttcacaGTAATGGGCGAAGTCTTGCCATCTCGGCTCGAGGATTTTTCACCAGCAGGCCTTATGTAGGGGTTCCTCTTATATgtgttcctcctatctgggctATAAGATCTGtctctcttgtttttccagctaCTACGGCTTTCAGATTTCGACTCTTTCTTCAACTTAGCTAGAGATTCCTCAATTACCTTATGGGGTTCTGCCCTGGCAAAGAAGTCAGCCAGGGTTTCGGGctcccgcccttgcaactccttccagaagtctgttccaggccttacccccgctatcaagaaATTTTTCAGGGTTTCTTTTGATGTTGGCCTAACTCGGGGTACCTCTGAGTTGAAGCGTTTGAAATACTCTCTTAATGTCTCgtgttccttttgcttaatattagcTAGAGTGTTGGCAGGCGGGGCATAAGTaacggaagccctgaattgtcccacaaacagcTCACACATCTTCCTCCAAGAGCTCATAGAATTAGcaggaagcctcttgaaccagtggtgagcgtcatccctgagggtaGCGGCCAataagcgacattttgtgaggtctggaatctggtagacctccatctcagtgtcgaaccggctaagatattccacgggatccgtggttccgttaaatcgcaggtcgccaaccTCCCTGTAGATACgcggtaggggtgactccctaaccctcttagtaaagggtgacttgacagtaagctcggctttcgacttcttatcagccttcaccttctttagggcttccagcagctcttccatcttgcacttatcatccccatcattaagtgcaacctcatagtcacCATTTAGGGGCTGATCTTTCTTCTTGCTTATTTCCTcatcattgtgcgaccctgaactttcctcatcatcatgaatggagataacctttgacggcctttgTTTTTTATCttttgaccgagcttcagacacgggcttctcctgtctctggctgggaggagccctgtgttgcgagccttcaggtccatccccgttaggggtcttgttgccaagcctgtgccgcaagtcttgctcggtcagtttccttccaaggcggtcgaacacacttGCAGCCTCTGAGTGTTCTCCATCATTCATCTCGGGGTTAGCTTCCCTCTCAGGGTTGTCACCCTCCTTCCTGCCGCCTTCTCCAtcaaaatctagcttggtgggagtcaccttgctagcctttttcgaccttgcggactttcttttcaaggaggcaatcctcctactcattctcttcatttttgccttcatctcctcgcgcGTTAATTCTCCGCTCGGAACGTCACTTTCACCttgcgtagcgccttccggcgtcggattttcagtgttttcgggaatttctgacatctctcctctctaagatcagtaaccccctccttctagcgccaaaaagtgttgtgagaggaattgatacaacacccccagaaccgtatagcacaattatagggatatttgTTACAACTACGATTATCACGGCTAGcttttaggggctaccgttaacataaactaaagaaaaacgaatgtgtttaagggctgagcttgcaaagaaccaaacaacgaggccggaattacggaattccgtcctgcaattgctcggaaatgtacgtcacaaaggttacacgtgcctctctttagagtgtagaactcgtgggTAAATGAATCTGAAtccgtccctttgcaaggtgcctacataccctatttatagggatcaagcccatgtagttcttgatttaggactctgaagagacaagctcttatcccctctagtttaggataaacaACTTCCTCTTGTAGTTATCTAGCGGCATCCCACTTCAAGTAGGTCAcctgaagccttcatcttgcatgtaTATCcgaatatatatgaattatctcctcttgattataattatctccataatagatgtatttatcccttaattttCAGATAAATGATAGCCGACATACTCCCAATATacttccaattcgtcctcctagaaacaaggaagaagagtcttgcctggagtctgcctgccgttcTGCCCAGACGGCGGAAGCCCttccagcggcatcccctaactgcagccctgtagctgcaagccaggatgcacttagtggtaacccctaacagaggtaacccctaaagcgccttcaggtgcaaccccattctaaTGGCAGCCTTCACCAAGCTTCCAGTGCAAGTCCGTATACCCTCGCGTATGC includes:
- the LOC135149603 gene encoding uncharacterized protein LOC135149603, giving the protein MKWAVELGQFDIEYEPKTAIKGQALADFILEFPPTFEVEGTECVPEPQSPIAIPENCSPWWNLYVDGAVNGNGVGAGIVLVSLEGHKLQSSIHFDFKATNNDTEYEALIAGLKLALQMRVENMNVYSDSMLVVWEIKLEQIPRSKNADADALAKLGSQKDAHMLGVIPLEIQYQPSIPKIEVLDVEVEESDLWTTPIQEYIANGTLPADKDEARKLRYKAAQYVIYDGILYKRGFNRPLLRCIAGIRCEYIMHEVHEGICGNHSGGAFLAHKILRQGYYSPTLYKDAHAFAKACDSCQRFSNTNKNPAVPLKTLTSPWPFAVWGIDLIGGLPKGKGGVKYAVVAVDYFTKWVEAEPLASITARKLVDFVYRAIVCRYGVPYKLISDNGKQFDSNEMMNFCEHLGIKKGFSVVCHP